From the genome of uncultured Bacteroides sp.:
TGTATACCTTATCTTTTATGCCTTTTTCCCATTTATAATGTCCAGGATAGAGCAATTCGAGACGTTTTTGCAAAGATTCCAGTCCTATGCCCGAACCACTTTTATCGTGCTCGCTTTTAGGAAAGAAACTATTTTCAATGTGGCATACTATAGAGCCGTCTAATTGTTCTTCCAGACTTATATTTATAAATGAAGGAACGCTGTAGCTTACACCGTGTTTAAAAGCATTCTCTATAAGTGATATAAAGAGTAAGGGAGCTACTTTTGTATCTGTGCCGTTTAGCGTATGCATTTTTACGTCAATCTTAATATTGTCCGACAAACGAATTTTCATCAGTTCAATATAGTTTTGCATAAACTCTACTTCTTTTCTCAGAGATACATAAGTCTGATTGTTATCATAGAGCACATATCGTAGCAACTTACTTAAATCTTGCACGGCTTGCTGAGCTTTTTCCGGAGAAAAAGCAATCAGGGCATAAATATTGTTCAGCGTATTAAGCAGAAAGTGTGGGTTTAGCTGATCCTTAAGATTCTTAAGTTCAGCTTCTGTCATGCTCTTTTCTGCTTCTGCTTTACTCTTTTCTGCTTCCGCCTTACTTTTTTCTGCTTCGCGCAAAGTAGTTTCCGATTCAGTCCAGCGCGAACTCATCTTTATGGATAAGCTTAATACTACGGTTAGCATAAGCGAGAACATATCACGGGCAAAGAAAATCCAGTTAGACCTTGGAAAACTGCCGGGATGAAGTCCTTCCACTACTTTACTCATCGGTGGAGGAGGGACAGCATTACCAGACGGGAAATTCATTTCTTGCCAGAAATGAAGTCCTATACTCATAATAATTACCAGAAATATATTTATTATGATATAGCGCTTTGTAAGGTTCTTGAAGAAAAATTTAGGAATTAAGTAGAGATAGTTTATATAAAACACAACCAGCAATGACAAGGGTACCATTGTATGCCTAAGGTACTCTTGCCAGTTAATATTGTTGCTTCCTAACTTGTTAGTAAAAAAGAAAGGAAACCCAAATAATATACCCCATCCAATTATATGGATAACTAATTCCAGGGGACGCTGATTATTGATTTGCTGCTTCATAATAGTTGCAAATATAATAAAATGAAGCTCTTTTCTTTGTTTTTTTAGCTAAATTATTCATATCTAATTGCTTCAATCGGATCTAGATCTGCAGCTTTCTTTGCAGGATACCATCCAAAGAATATACCTGTAATAGTACATACACCAAAGGATAAGAAAACACTCCATGGTTGTATGTAGATAGGCCAGCTTGCAAGAAACTTCACTCCATAAGATGTTCCAACACCTATTATTACTCCGATAATACCTCCGGTAATACTGATAAGGACAGCTTCTATCAGGAACTGACTCAGAATGTCAATGCCTCTTGCACCAACACTCATCCTCAAACCAATTTCGCGGGTGCGTTCTGTTACACTGACATACATGATATTCATGATACCGATACCACCAACAATTAATGAAATACCGGCAATACATGCCAATAAAATAGTCATAAGGTCAGTAGTGGAACTCAGCATTGTGCTGAGTTCCTTCTGACTGCGGACGTCGAAATTATCTTCGTCTGCATCTTTGAGCTTGTGGTTGTGGCGAATAATTGATGTAATTTCCTTTGTCGCGTTGTCTGTCATATCTTCTGTCAGGGCCGAGCAATATATTCCTTGCAAATGTGTTATGGCCAGAACTCTTTTTTGTATAGTTGTGTATGGTGATAAAACGACAGCATCTTGGTCTTGCCCCATGCTATTGTATCCTTTACTTTTCAAAACTCCGATTACTTTAAACGGAATTTTATTGAAACGAATCACTTTACCTACGGGGTCTTCTCCACCGGTAAAAAGATTGTCGGCAATTGTTTTACCTATCAAGCATACTTTTGCCGATGCCTGAATGTCATGCAGAGTAAAAGTTTCACCGCTTTCTACTGTTAGCTGACGAATTTTAAGATAATCTTCTCCTACACCCGATATAGAGCTTGGATAGTTATTTGCACCGTAAATAAATTGTCCGCTGCTGCTTACAACCGGTGATACGCCTGCCAGATACTTACATTCGTTGACCAAAGATTTGTAATCTTCGAGTTTCAGCGTTTGCATGTCGCTTGCTCCTTGACGAACACCTCCGCGTTCCATGTTTCCCGGCATAATCATAATCATATTACTTCCCATTTCCGAAATCTGGCTTTGAATACTTTTTTTGGAGCCTTGTCCGATGGCAAGCATGGTGATAACAGATGCCACACCAATAATGATTCCCAGCATCGTTAGAAATGTTCTGAACTTATTATTGTTCAGAGCCTTTAACGCTATTTTAAATAAATTGGTTCCGTTCATTTTTTATTCTTTTTCAATGGGCAAAGCATCTAATGCTTCTTTGGCGGATAATACCTTTTCATTAACTCTATCCTCCACAACATGTCCGTCTCTCAAAATAATATTCCGACTGCAGAATTGTGCAATTTCAGGATTATGAGTAACGAAAATAATAGTTCTTCCAGCTTTGTGAAGTTCCTGAAAGAGTACCAGTATTTCAAATGATGTACGAGTGTCCAGATTACCGGTAGCTTCATCGGCCAGGATAATTACCGGATCATTTACCAATGCACGGGCAATGGCAACTCTTTGCATCTGTCCACCAGACATCTGATTACTCTTGTGTTGCAGACGATCACCCAGTCCTACTTTAATAAGAGCCTGAACGGCCTTTTCTCTTC
Proteins encoded in this window:
- a CDS encoding histidine kinase, whose protein sequence is MKQQINNQRPLELVIHIIGWGILFGFPFFFTNKLGSNNINWQEYLRHTMVPLSLLVVFYINYLYLIPKFFFKNLTKRYIIINIFLVIIMSIGLHFWQEMNFPSGNAVPPPPMSKVVEGLHPGSFPRSNWIFFARDMFSLMLTVVLSLSIKMSSRWTESETTLREAEKSKAEAEKSKAEAEKSMTEAELKNLKDQLNPHFLLNTLNNIYALIAFSPEKAQQAVQDLSKLLRYVLYDNNQTYVSLRKEVEFMQNYIELMKIRLSDNIKIDVKMHTLNGTDTKVAPLLFISLIENAFKHGVSYSVPSFINISLEEQLDGSIVCHIENSFFPKSEHDKSGSGIGLESLQKRLELLYPGHYKWEKGIKDKVYTSHLVISNSENITTK
- a CDS encoding ABC transporter permease gives rise to the protein MNGTNLFKIALKALNNNKFRTFLTMLGIIIGVASVITMLAIGQGSKKSIQSQISEMGSNMIMIMPGNMERGGVRQGASDMQTLKLEDYKSLVNECKYLAGVSPVVSSSGQFIYGANNYPSSISGVGEDYLKIRQLTVESGETFTLHDIQASAKVCLIGKTIADNLFTGGEDPVGKVIRFNKIPFKVIGVLKSKGYNSMGQDQDAVVLSPYTTIQKRVLAITHLQGIYCSALTEDMTDNATKEITSIIRHNHKLKDADEDNFDVRSQKELSTMLSSTTDLMTILLACIAGISLIVGGIGIMNIMYVSVTERTREIGLRMSVGARGIDILSQFLIEAVLISITGGIIGVIIGVGTSYGVKFLASWPIYIQPWSVFLSFGVCTITGIFFGWYPAKKAADLDPIEAIRYE
- a CDS encoding ABC transporter ATP-binding protein, whose translation is MNKEPIIELNNIKREFIVGEETVHALRGVSFSIYEGEFVTIMGTSGSGKSTLLNLLGCLDTPTSGDYLLDGVKVRDMEKAERAVLRNRKIGFVFQSYNLLPKTTAIENVELPLMYNPKVSATTRREKAVQALIKVGLGDRLQHKSNQMSGGQMQRVAIARALVNDPVIILADEATGNLDTRTSFEILVLFQELHKAGRTIIFVTHNPEIAQFCSRNIILRDGHVVEDRVNEKVLSAKEALDALPIEKE